The nucleotide sequence GCGTTTCCCGTTTTGCACTCGGCGCGGTGAGTCTCTGCGCGGTCGCGGCCGTGGTCGCGGCTTGCACGACGACACACGGGGCGGCGTACGGCCCGACGAGCGCGCTTCCAAGCATCGGCTCTGCAGCCGGCGCCTCGGAACAGGTCCTCTACAGTTTCACCGGCGGCAACGACGGTGGGAACGCGGCGACCGGCCTGGTCCGGGATAGCGGCGGCAATCTCTACGGGACGACCGTCGTCGGCGGCAAGAACACGTGCGGAACCGTCTTCAAGCTGACGCCGCAAGCGACTCCGCCATGGCCGGAGAGCGTGCTCTATAATTTCGGCTGCTTCAGCGACGGAAAGAATCCGCACGGAGGCGTGACGTTCGACTCGAAAGGCAATCTCGACGGCACGACCGTGTCGGGTGGATCCGGCCCGTCCTGCGGCAGCTACGGTTGCGGAGTCGTGTTTCAGTTGACGCCGGCAACCGAAAACGTGCTGCATGACTTCACCGGCGGCCGCGACGGCTTCGGCCCGGGCGGCGGCGTCACGTTCGACGCGTCGGGCAACCTGTACGGAACCACTCCCGACGGTGGAGTCGACTCGCAGGGTATCGTCTACGAGGTTACGTCGCACGCACAGGAGCGTATCGTGCACACCTTTACCGGCGGCAAGGACGGCGGGGTCGGCTCGCTCGGCCTTTTGCTGCTGGAGTCAGGCGGTCTCTACGGCGTCACCGAGGAAGGCGGCGCCCATAGCGCGGGCACCGTGTATCGGCTGACGCGCACTGGAAAGCGCTGGGCGCTGAGCACGCTTTACGCATTCAAGGGCACGCCGGACGCTGCGTCACCGTACGGCGGTCTGGTGCCTAATGCGGCGGGCGATCTGTTCGGTACCACCTATTATGGCGGCGCGAACGGGATGGGCACCGTGTTCGAACTGACACGCAACGCCAAGGGTGGCTACCACGAGCGCGTGCTCTACAGTTTCAAGGGCGGCAGCGACGGGAGCTCGCCGACCAGCACGCTCGCGTTCGGAGGGTCGGACCTCTACGGCACGACGTCGGCGGGCGGCGGGAGCTGCGGTTGCGGAACGATCTTCAGAGTGAACGCGACGTCCGGCGCGGAGTCGGTGCTGCACGCGTTCGGCAACGGCACGGACGGCGCGTATCCCTATTACGGCCTGACGAAGGGCGCGAAGGGCGTGTTCTACGGTACGACCGTCGCGGGCGGAAGCTCGGGCCAAGGCGCGGTCTTCGAGTTCAAACCGTGAACCCAAAGCGTCGCGGCTGGGTCGCGCTCGGCTCCGGCGTGTTCCTGGTCGTTTTCATGGGAGCCGTCGCCGTTTGGGTTGACCAGCTCCTGACCGCCAACGGACTGTTGCAGCGCGATCCGACCGCAGCTCGGTTTTTCGGGCGGATCAACGTCGCGTTCGCGCTTGTGATCGTGGCCGGCGTGCTCGGAATTTTGAATGGATGGTCGATGGCGCACGCCGGCCGCCGCAACAATCTGGTGGTGGTCGCCCTCCTCGTCGTGTTCGTCGCGGCGCTGTTCGTAGCGTGCAGCGCCTCGAAGATGTATCCGACGTGAGCGCCCGCGTTACCGCTCGAGCACCTGCAGATTGTTAGAGTTGTCGTCGTTGAAGTAGAGCTTGGTATCGGACGCACTCTTGCCGGTCGCAACCATTCCGAAGATCGCTCCGGCGGCCCCAGTATCCACGTTGCGAACCTCCTGCACGTGACCTCCCGGGTTGATCTCGATCATCAGGTTCTCACCAGTCGGATCGAGCGTGTTGCCGACGACGATCGTTCCATTGAAGAGCAGCGCCGAGCTGATCGGGCCGTTGAGCGGAGCCCCGGAGTAGAGCACGCGCGCCTTCGATGCGCAGCTGCCTTCGAATCGTGTTCCGCGAGCCCGCACCGTTAAACATCCCCCGTGCATTCCGGAGATGCCGGAGATTGTGGTGACGCTGTTGTTGTCGCCGTCAACCACGAAGAGTCGGTCGTGGCGCCGATCGTATTGGAGTCCGGAGGGGCCCAGGATGCTGCCCGGCGGACCGCCGTTGACCGGAAAGCCGGTCGCGACCACTTCGGTGGTCAGCGAGGGAAGGTTGATGCGCACGATCGACCCGTCGGCCGCGTTGCTCTCGTAGACGGCCGGACTCCCCTTCTTGGGCTGGGCGTAAATTTGGCCGAACGGATGGTTGAACGGACTGCCGGATAGATTCGTAATCAGGCTTCCGCTCGAAGAGTAGATCGGATTGTCGTTGGACGAGAACGCCGCCGCGTAAATCGTGTCGTCGGGTCCCAGCGCTAACGCGTTGCAGCCGACTAGGTTCGTCGGGTCGGCCGTGACCAGGGTGGGCGTTGATCCAGGCTGGGGATGAAGCGCCACGATCGTATACCCGGTTCCTTGGGTGTTGGTGTTGTCGTTGAAATTGCAGACGGCCAAATCACCCTTCGTGAATGAGCCCGCAGTCGACTTTGCGACGTCGAGCCCGTAAGGATTGAGCTGTCCATACACAGGATCGATCGTCGATCCGATGACGACCTGATTCTTCAGCTTGTGCAGGATGCCGCCGCCTGCCGGAGACGCGAACGTTCCCAACGCCCGGCTTTGCGCGGGCGCCACGCCCGAGGGCATCGTCGAAACCGAGCCTTGGCTGCTGCAGCCGCTCGCAAGGAACGCCGCGATCGCCGCAACGGAAAAGAACCTTTCGTACATGCGTAAATCCATCGAACTACCTCCACCGTCGAGAAAAAGCAAGCCCAAAACTACTGTTCACAGAAAGTGTTAAGAAAGTATGAAACCCAACCGGCGGCCGTTTGCTTGTGCCCTGCTCGGCGTGGCCAGCTCTGATCATCTTGATGAAGATAAAAATGCAGACGCGAAAACCTTTTGATTCGTCTCCCATTGTTTATGAGATTTCCGGAGAGCACGCTTAGCCTCAGGAGCAACACTAGTCCATACCCCTGAGGTTAAATCACAAAATGTCGAAACTATGGTCCATGCGCCGATCGCTGAGTTTGCTCGCTATGCTCGTCGCGTTTGCGAGCCTCGCGAGTGTGGGTCGCGCCGGCACGC is from Candidatus Binatia bacterium and encodes:
- a CDS encoding choice-of-anchor tandem repeat GloVer-containing protein → MSVSRFALGAVSLCAVAAVVAACTTTHGAAYGPTSALPSIGSAAGASEQVLYSFTGGNDGGNAATGLVRDSGGNLYGTTVVGGKNTCGTVFKLTPQATPPWPESVLYNFGCFSDGKNPHGGVTFDSKGNLDGTTVSGGSGPSCGSYGCGVVFQLTPATENVLHDFTGGRDGFGPGGGVTFDASGNLYGTTPDGGVDSQGIVYEVTSHAQERIVHTFTGGKDGGVGSLGLLLLESGGLYGVTEEGGAHSAGTVYRLTRTGKRWALSTLYAFKGTPDAASPYGGLVPNAAGDLFGTTYYGGANGMGTVFELTRNAKGGYHERVLYSFKGGSDGSSPTSTLAFGGSDLYGTTSAGGGSCGCGTIFRVNATSGAESVLHAFGNGTDGAYPYYGLTKGAKGVFYGTTVAGGSSGQGAVFEFKP